A segment of the Fusarium oxysporum f. sp. lycopersici 4287 chromosome 4, whole genome shotgun sequence genome:
GCGTCATTGGCCAGAAAGCACCCAAGACAAACAGCCCAGTCAGGACTTCACGATGAATGTATCCAATGGCCTAGGACTGGTAAGCAAAAGTCCGAGTAAACATCAAGAGGACTTACCAGAGATTGAATGATACCGAAATAGAGGACAACGTTGAAAATCAGCGCTGCAACCGCACCACCAGACTTGACATTGCCAAACAGAGCCTGGAAACCTTTGGCAACGCTGGCTCTTCGAGCATACACCTCTTCCCAAAACAAAACAGGGAAAAATGCATACAGATAGTACGCAGGTGGGGATTTAGAGACGACGAAGGATGAGTAAAGAGCGACAAGTACCGAGGAGAAGAACGCCGATCCAAGCAATGTGCGCTGAGGGGGAATGCTCTCCTGGACCACATATAAGGAAAGGACGGTGGTGGTCGCATAGGTCATCCATCCCAAATAGCCAACAGTGATCAAAGCACGTAGGAATAACCAGTCATAAGTCTGAAGGTAGCGAATTCCCTGAAGCCCAATTTCCATCAGAGCGTCTGATTCTTCAATGGCCTCCTCGAATTGACCAGCGTCGATCAAAGAGCGAATGTGAGCAATGCGCTGCTCAGGGCCAAGGTTCTCATTACTGAGAGGTCCGTAAGCCTGATAGCGGAGCTCTACGTTCCTCTTGCTCTCCTCCTTTATACGGTATTGCTCAAGAATGACCTGAGCATTGACCAGGGAAGCTTGTGCCTTTTCTTTTATGTTCGCAGATAGAAAGTTCAAAGGAAGTTGGCCCACACCGTTCGCTGGAAACTCAGCGCCGATGAGATACGACATCAACGCCGCGACATCAGCTTGAGCAACATCATGTCTTCGAACATGGTCCAGATTCCAGTCTGAAGAGTACTCATCATGACCAGGGGCAATACTATCGGGATGCAACGCGGGAGTGGCAACTCCCGAACCCCATGATATGAGAGGAGTTCTGGTATTGTTAGGATGTCCATCGCCATGACTACCCCAGTCTGTCATGCCGTGGTCAGCTGTGAAGACGAACGCAGTCCGGTCATCGGCATAGAAGCCCTCGACGAGTTCGACCATCTCCTTCACACCTTGATCAACTACTTTTATATTGTGCAGGTACTCCTTGGAGTAAGGCCGATAAGAGTGCCCAGTTGTGTCCAGGCCTAGCagatggaggaagaaaaccACCTTGTCCTCGCGAAGAGCGGTATTGAGGGTCTCGTTCGTCGCTGCTGCGGCGAAGAAGTCCTTGACATGGTCGAACACCCAGTAATCAAGCTCCGTAGCATCTTTGGAGAaatcctcaagctcagctccATATGCAAAGGCATCGACCCTTCCTGGAACAGCCCCATGTTGGAACATTGGCAGAATATCGGGACTTCCCCAACTCCAGGTATGTCGGCTGCGGTTGAAAACACTATCGAAATTGACCGGGTTCATTTTCCATCCTGTCGCAACAGCAGATACATCCTCGTACAAGCCGGCAATGAGGGCCACGTGGCCGGGTCGGGATTCCGTTGGCACACGAGTATGTGATACGCCAAAGGTTCCATGCTCAAGCACTCGGGAGCGAAGGTAAGGAGCTAGCGGACGAGGGACGAGGTCGTCATCGGACTCGGGGTATGGTTCGGGGTGGGCTTGAAATGCTTTGTCGGCTCGCAAACCGTCACCTAGAGTGCAGCGACTTAGTCACACTGGCCAAATCATGCGTTCTAGGTCAACTTACCAACAAATAGTACAAGGCGATCCGCAGGGGCCTTTGGAGAATCGTCTGTACGCTCAACATTGAACAATCGCATGCCTGAGACAATCGGGCTGACAAAGTAAATGTCGAAGATGGAAAAGATATAGACCAAATGGAAAGCGACCGCAATGGCCATGAAGCCAATGCGGCTGAAACCAGCCATGGCAACGCAATTGATATGCTCCGGCGTGTAGTTGCAAGTGTAGACAGTTCGAATGATCGACGATGGGTTGGTTGGTGTAAGTCAGGGggtggaagatgatgctATATCAAAATCTAATGGTACCACATAAGTCGAAAGTGCCTTAAATGAGAGGACAAGAAAAATAGAAGCAACAAATATcaagagaaacaagaggCAGTGAACAagttctccttgatctcgtcaAACAAAGATGTAATGAGAGACAGTCTCCATTGAGCTGAGTTGCAGGTGGAGGTCAAGACAATATATTAAACCGTGGCCAGAATTGGAATGACGCTGACGAGGGACGCGTCTATCCGGCAAATTAGTGCAAGACCCCATCTGCAGGGGAAATACACTAATGGCCCTGCGCTACAACCCCTCCACTGCTGGGTGCTGACTTGGCCCTGGATGGTCCTTCAGCCTCTACACGTGGTTGGCTGCATTAAAGTCTCATTGGATCCAAGCCTCCCGTCCCGTCAATGTAAAATCGAGCCCTGGTATCAAATCAGATCAGCCAAAGGGCGGGAACTTTAAAAGACTAATAGGCTCAAGCGATCATAAGGGAAATGGTCCTGGAAATGTCAGCCATTCCATGATCACTAGTCCATGACCTAGCTCACGCACCTTGACGGATATCGGAAGTTTGCAACCTTGATAAACGAACGGTGTTAAGAAACTGATTACCAACAAGGTTCTCATTGACACCCATACAGTAACCAGATCCTCTTTCTAGAATCATTACTAATCTATCCTCATTGAGTGCTTGCTTGTACACGCATAACGCTGAAATAAGTCTTGGGTATCACTAACAACAGACACATCCTACCGCAACAACGAAAATTAACATATTCTACTGTCTGGACAGGTCTTCTGCCAAAGATTTGCTGACCCTCAAGTAGAATTTTGGCGCTTGAGACCGCGGGAAGACAATTTCCTCCGTGAGATAGTCTGGAAGCATTTCCATCAGCTCGACATCACGCCCAGCGTCGAGCTGTGGTTGGTATGTGAATTGCACATCCTCAATATTGTCTGAAGTATCGTCGTTGTCTACTGTGAGTTTGAAATGAAGGGCTGGCTATAGTCAGTATACATATGGAGCGAGACCATCGATCATTAAACTTACTGCCATTGCGCCCAGTCTGTATGCAATCGAAGGTATCTCCTATGTCTTCTTGCTTTACACCACGCATGATCAAACCTGTCATATCTGCGTACAGGTTTTCCTTGGCTTGTGCAATGGCTTGTGCAGCATGAGCAGCCTCCGCCTGTGCTGTGCGATTGGCCGGCCCCGAGGCTTTGATAGCGCTTCCTGGAACTCTGTTATTGGCATTTCCTGACCTCACAGCGGCCAGTTTGGTTGAAAGAGTTTTGATTTCTGCCTCGGCTTCGGATAAAGAGTTGTTCAGGCTCTCAATGTTGCCCTCCAGattctcagccttgacctcGCTGGCTTCCAGTTGCTTTCGAAGCTCTTCACCCTCCTTCGCCAGGGCAGTCTGTGCAGCAAGCTCAGCCTTAAGCTCAGATATAAGCTGCGTAGCAGCTGTGGAAGTCAGTACAATGCGCAACGCAGAGGAGTTCATGCAATGAGACGTACCCGCTGTTCGCTCTTCAGCTTGTTTCTTAAGTCGATCGAAATTCCGCTCAGCTTCTCGAACACCAACCTCACGTAGATCCCGATGGCGCATCTCGAGAGCCTCGTACTTCTTAGTGAGTTCCCCTAGCCTTCTCCGCAATGCGACGTCACTGGTATCATAGCTGGACCATGACTCTAAGGGCTCAGTCGTTCCCACAACAGAGTCGcgatcttcatcttcttccgGTACGGCATCAAGTTCCATCACGTCTTCTGCTTGCGTTTCCGGAATCTCCTCAAAGGGTGTGGTTGGTTGTCGCGGGGGTCGACCACGTCGCTTGACAGCACTTTCCGGAGCAAGTATCGAGGTGTCGCCGTTCAGTTTCTTGGGGCGCCCCCGCAACCCCTTTTTCGTCTCAGTCGCAGGAACACTTGCAGGAACTCCAATATCTTCAAATGTGACCGTTTCATCTGGGGCCAGTTGTTTGGTCTTGCGCCCCCCCTTCGTGGCACCACCATTGATTTTGCTCGTAGTAGCGGGTTGCGCTATTGCTTCAGGTAAAGGTGCGAGCTTATCGGCGCTGTTTCGACGCGTCGTTCGAGGTGCTGTTTTAGTGACCTTGCTGGCCGTTCCTGGTGGCCGACCGCGGGGCTTCTTCGTTGTGCTCATGGTCCGCACGGCTGCTTGAAGCTCAGATTGGTCGAACATGTCTAGATCGGGTTCTGAATCTGAAGCCAAGAGTCCAGCAAGGCCTGCTGCAGGCTTTGCGCGCGCGCGTGGTGGCATGGTCACTTGTGTCGACGATCGTGGATGAATGTGTCGCAAAAGCACGCGCAAGAGAAGCAGGTGCAAAAGAAAAATACCAGAGAAATAGGGACAGCTGAAGGATTGAAATTGAAGAATGCGCGACTATAATTGCACGGATATCAATGACAATTATTGCAAGTGATGGGCGGGGATAGTAATGCTGGAGGGGATAAATCCACATCAAAGTTTGGATCTTACTTGGGATCCTCATCGAGGTACCCATCCATGTAAACAAATGGGCTCAGAGACATCCATGAATCTATGGCCCGTGCTTTCAAACTGACACTAGCCGCCACTTACCGCTAACAACGGGATGTCGGGCGGGCATGTGCCAGCGCATTAGGTTCCTGCCGAAACGCGCATATTGATTGATCTTCCATTTTATTCTTCAAACACCCAATTTCAGTCTTCAACCTTTAGACTTGTCAACGCCTTTCCAGGTGACGCCGGCAAAGGCAAATCTTTGTTGAACTGGAAAAACTACCACCAATTCCGACTTGATTATCGTGTGGCAGTCATCGCCCTCTTGCCACCTACTCTCCTTGCTATCTCATGCCATCCGAGTCAGCCCCTTGGCTGCGCTGGGTCCTCGGCATGGGGGAACGACGTAAGCTCGGCGATGTCGCCATGGACATATTGCTCTTTGCGGGCATGGTAAGTGCAATATTTCGAAATCCGCTGTTGGATGCGAGGGCATTGTGCTCACAGCAGTCTGTTAGATGACGGCTGGCCTATATGTGGCTCGAAATTTCCTCAACCCTATCTTGAGCAACATTGCCGACCCCGATAAAGAAAAACATGAACAAGCAAGACGCCAAGCCAAAGCGCACCTTGAGCGGTTAAACCGACACAAGAAAGACGGACTTGATTATGGAGATGATAGCGATTCGAGAACGGGGCCACGACCGGAGGATCTGGTCTTGAATGAATACGAGAACTTGGTTGCACTTGAGATGGTCCCTCCTGAGGACATATCTGTTGGGTTTGACGGTGAGTGAACTTGCAGGTTGAGGCCTTTATGCCTTTCCCCATGATTCGCTAACAATTGCAGACATCGGTGGTCTGGATACGATTATCGAAGAACTGAAAGAGTCGATCATATACCCTTTGACGATGCCTCACCTTTACTCCCACGCCGCGCCTCTACTCTCTGCTCCCTCTGGTGTTCTTCTATACGGTCCTCCGGGTTGTGGAAAGACAATGCTCGCTAAGGCTGTTGCCCATGAGAGTGGTGCTTCTTTCATCAACTTGCATATCTCGACTTTAACGGAGAAATGGTATGGAGACTCGAACAAGATTGTCCGTGCCGTTTTCTCCTTGGCCCGAAAAATGCAGCCTGCTATTATTTTTATTGACGAAATCGACGCTGTCCTTGGTACTCGTAGAAGTGGCGAGCATGAGGCCAGTGGCATGGTCAAGGCCGAGTAATTCTACAACAATCACctctatctatctaattGACACTAACAAAACGTAGGTTCATGACTCTATGGGATGGTTTGACGTCCTCGAATTCCTCAGGGATGCCTGCTCGAATCATGGTTCTTGGTGCGACCAACCGTATCAATGATATTGACGAGGCCATCCTTCGCCGTATGCCAAAGAAATTTCCTGTCACGCTGCCAGGAACAGAGCAGCGACGTCGAATTTTACAGCTCATATTGCAAGATACCAAGACAGATCCTGAGTATTTCAACCTCGATTACGTTGCAAGGATTACTGCTGGGCTCTCTGGTAGTGACATCAAGGAGGCCTGCCGAGATGCAGCAATGGTGCCCGTACGAGAATACATGCGGCAGCATCGTGAGAGTGGGCACGCCATGTCATCCGTGGATCCCAGGCAATTCCGTGGCATTAGATCAGATGACTTCCTCGGCCGCGAAGGAGGACAGATCAAACTGCAACCAAAGCGACGGTCGAGCGGTGTTGAGGAGCTGATTGCGGAGGAGCAGGACTAGCATGATGATTAGCAAACGATCCAGGCCAGCAACGGCCGATAATGTTGAATAGAAACACTCAACCCTGGCCAGCACCTCACCAGTCATTGCCCAATCAGCAGCATCACGATGTCTGCTTCAGGCTTACCATCGACTATACTGTACCACTCGCACTGTCCTTCTTTCCCCCACAAACTGAAATTGTCCGCCAGGGCTGAAGATACGACCACGGTGCTCAAGTCGGGGCCCGGTTCCGTCCTCCGGGGTTCCCGTACAGTGCAGTTCACTAACCAGGGACGCACAGCACGCGATGGGCCATGATAGTGTCTGATCACGTCATTTGGGATACCCCACTATGGGTTTCTGGGGATTTGATAGCAATATACCTTGTCCTGAGCACCGGCAGCCGGCATTCCGCAGGTATCTCAGCATCAATCGCCCTCCGTTAATCGGTCGGATGACCCAGAAGAATAGCGGTGGGCGGGACCCAAACCATAACAGTGGTATGCGAGCAGCACTATAGAGCCCTAGGGGTCACTGAAAGATGGTGCAAGATCCCCTGTAATTGGCGCTGCAGATGCCCTTGTACAGAAACACGGCACTCCCATTGCGTAGTTTATCCAGTGCAGATAACGAGTTTTGAGTTTGCagtccatcttctccagccCAGACCGCCGACAGCGGGAATGACTCCCCGACTCCCGAGCGACCCTTCTCCTCCAAGCTCTGACTCGGCAAGTCTTCACCTCTCCCCTCTAGAAACTCTTCAATTCCTCTCTCTTCAATCATTCTTCAATTGTATTTGAGTTTCGCTTTTGTCGCATAAACTCTGTTGCGATTTCTCTCTAGCGTCCGCCCCTCCTCCGACCAAGCTAGAACCATTCTCCCCGCCATCCATCACCTCTGTATACAACTTGACTTCGACACATACGCTGCGACTAAATTTATCGAGAATGTCCGCCCCTTCGCCCACTGACTCTGGCAAGTCGGCCAACCCTCTCAAGCGAATTGACAATGAGGGACATGATCTCCCTCCATCTCCCGCTCCGTCAAGCCCTCGCAATGGTCGCAAACGCTATGCCCTCGCCACCGAACTTGTATACACAGATAGCAAGGACCAATATGGCGCCTCCAGCGTTCCCATCTATCAGTCTGCCACTTTCAAGCAGACATCAGCCAGCGGTGGCCAGCAAGAATATGACTACACGCGCTCTGGAAACCCCACCAGAACGCACCTCGAACGACACCTTGCAAAGATTATGAACGCTCAGCGAGCGCTGGCTATCAGCTCGGGAATGGGTGCTCTCGATGTCATTACTCGACTACTCCGACCTGGCGATGAGGTTATCACTGGCGATGATCTCTACGGTGGCAGCCACCGTCTGCTTACTTACCTAGCTGCCAACCAAGGCATCATTGTTCACCATGTCGACACAACAACCGTTGATAGCGTGCGGGCACGCCTCTCGGAGAAGACCGCCATGGTTTTGCTAGAGACTCCCACCAATCCTTTGATCAAGGTTGTGGATATTCCATCTATCGCTCGCTTGGCACATGAAGTCAACCCCAAGGCTCtcgttgttgttgataaCACCATGCTTTCTCCCATGCTGTTCAACCCTCTTGATGTGGGTTGCGACATTGTGTACGAGTCTGGAACCAAGTACCTGTCTGGTCACCACGACATTATGGCTGGTGTTATTGCCATGAACGACACTCAGATTGGAGACAAGCTATTCTTTGTCATTAACTCCACGGGCTGTGGTCTATCACCAAATGACTCTTTCCTGCTTATGCGAGGTGTCAAGACTTTGGCTATTCGAATGGAGAAACAGCAAGCCAACGCTCAAGCCATTGCAGAGTTTCTCGAGTCCCGTGGTTTCCGTGTTCGATACCCTGGACTCAAATCCCACCCCCAGTACGATCTGCATTGGTCTATGGCTCGCGGTGCTGGCGCTGTGCTCTCGTTTGAGACTGGTGATCCTGCCGTTTCCGAGCGTATTGTTGAGGCTGCCCGTCTCTGGGCCATCAGCGTCAGTTTTGGCTGTGTCAACAGCTTGATCAGCATGCCCTGCCAGATGAGCCATGCCAGCATCGACGCCAAGACCCGAGCGGAACGACAAATGCCTGAAGATATCATCAGACT
Coding sequences within it:
- a CDS encoding adenosinetriphosphatase → MPSESAPWLRWVLGMGERRKLGDVAMDILLFAGMMTAGLYVARNFLNPILSNIADPDKEKHEQARRQAKAHLERLNRHKKDGLDYGDDSDSRTGPRPEDLVLNEYENLVALEMVPPEDISVGFDDIGGLDTIIEELKESIIYPLTMPHLYSHAAPLLSAPSGVLLYGPPGCGKTMLAKAVAHESGASFINLHISTLTEKWYGDSNKIVRAVFSLARKMQPAIIFIDEIDAVLGTRRSGEHEASGMVKAEFMTLWDGLTSSNSSGMPARIMVLGATNRINDIDEAILRRMPKKFPVTLPGTEQRRRILQLILQDTKTDPEYFNLDYVARITAGLSGSDIKEACRDAAMVPVREYMRQHRESGHAMSSVDPRQFRGIRSDDFLGREGGQIKLQPKRRSSGVEELIAEEQD
- a CDS encoding GPI ethanolamine phosphate transferase 1 → MAGFSRIGFMAIAVAFHLVYIFSIFDIYFVSPIVSGMRLFNVERTDDSPKAPADRLVLFVGDGLRADKAFQAHPEPYPESDDDLVPRPLAPYLRSRVLEHGTFGVSHTRVPTESRPGHVALIAGLYEDVSAVATGWKMNPVNFDSVFNRSRHTWSWGSPDILPMFQHGAVPGRVDAFAYGAELEDFSKDATELDYWVFDHVKDFFAAAATNETLNTALREDKVVFFLHLLGLDTTGHSYRPYSKEYLHNIKVVDQGVKEMVELVEGFYADDRTAFVFTADHGMTDWGSHGDGHPNNTRTPLISWGSGVATPALHPDSIAPGHDEYSSDWNLDHVRRHDVAQADVAALMSYLIGAEFPANGVGQLPLNFLSANIKEKAQASLVNAQVILEQYRIKEESKRNVELRYQAYGPLSNENLGPEQRIAHIRSLIDAGQFEEAIEESDALMEIGLQGIRYLQTYDWLFLRALITVGYLGWMTYATTTVLSLYVVQESIPPQRTLLGSAFFSSVLVALYSSFVVSKSPPAYYLYAFFPVLFWEEVYARRASVAKGFQALFGNVKSGGAVAALIFNVVLYFGIIQSLAIGYIHREVLTGLFVLGAFWPMTLGVSFLKSHVFLTLLWFISCLAMSTFTLLPAMKVENVSLILIGGGLMTVIGLAYLVLEDFILSDFTTFKSKSKRLHTSRTLLGTQIGLIVLAMLVTHSSATSLQAKLGLPRGNQVVGWVVLVVSLLMPLVYRLQPNSHYMHRLAIIFLTCAPTFIILTISYEGLFYVAFSITLLAWVRLEYAVHAFSKGKAQNETAVAEQQKRELGTFRPLTLSDARIALFFMVLLQSAFFSTGNIASISSFSLESVSRLIPVFDPFSQGALLILKIIIPFFLISANLGVLNKRLGVAPSALFMVVLTVSDVLTLYFFWVVKDEGSWLEIGSTITHFAIASFLCVFVAALELVSAAFIAGIEVEHEEPVAANGMKPKTNGKVPSRTLAA
- a CDS encoding cystathionine beta-lyase, which produces MSAPSPTDSGKSANPLKRIDNEGHDLPPSPAPSSPRNGRKRYALATELVYTDSKDQYGASSVPIYQSATFKQTSASGGQQEYDYTRSGNPTRTHLERHLAKIMNAQRALAISSGMGALDVITRLLRPGDEVITGDDLYGGSHRLLTYLAANQGIIVHHVDTTTVDSVRARLSEKTAMVLLETPTNPLIKVVDIPSIARLAHEVNPKALVVVDNTMLSPMLFNPLDVGCDIVYESGTKYLSGHHDIMAGVIAMNDTQIGDKLFFVINSTGCGLSPNDSFLLMRGVKTLAIRMEKQQANAQAIAEFLESRGFRVRYPGLKSHPQYDLHWSMARGAGAVLSFETGDPAVSERIVEAARLWAISVSFGCVNSLISMPCQMSHASIDAKTRAERQMPEDIIRLCVGIEDPNDLIEDLSRALVQAGAVTVTLDGFHAAGVAKELGATPLVIQ
- a CDS encoding GPI ethanolamine phosphate transferase 1; this encodes MNPVNFDSVFNRSRHTWSWGSPDILPMFQHGAVPGRVDAFAYGAELEDFSKDATELDYWVFDHVKDFFAAAATNETLNTALREDKVVFFLHLLGLDTTGHSYRPYSKEYLHNIKVVDQGVKEMVELVEGFYADDRTAFVFTADHGMTDWGSHGDGHPNNTRTPLISWGSGVATPALHPDSIAPGHDEYSSDWNLDHVRRHDVAQADVAALMSYLIGAEFPANGVGQLPLNFLSANIKEKAQASLVNAQVILEQYRIKEESKRNVELRYQAYGPLSNENLGPEQRIAHIRSLIDAGQFEEAIEESDALMEIGLQGIRYLQTYDWLFLRALITVGYLGWMTYATTTVLSLYVVQESIPPQRTLLGSAFFSSVLVALYSSFVVSKSPPAYYLYAFFPVLFWEEVYARRASVAKGFQALFGNVKSGGAVAALIFNVVLYFGIIQSLAIGYIHREVLTGLFVLGAFWPMTLGVSFLKSHVFLTLLWFISCLAMSTFTLLPAMKVENVSLILIGGGLMTVIGLAYLVLEDFILSDFTTFKSKSKRLHTSRTLLGTQIGLIVLAMLVTHSSATSLQAKLGLPRGNQVVGWVVLVVSLLMPLVYRLQPNSHYMHRLAIIFLTCAPTFIILTISYEGLFYVAFSITLLAWVRLEYAVHAFSKGKAQNETAVAEQQKRELGTFRPLTLSDARIALFFMVLLQSAFFSTGNIASISSFSLESVSRLIPVFDPFSQGALLILKIIIPFFLISANLGVLNKRLGVAPSALFMVVLTVSDVLTLYFFWVVKDEGSWLEIGSTITHFAIASFLCVFVAALELVSAAFIAGIEVEHEEPVAANGMKPKTNGKVPSRTLAA